The DNA region GCCCAGCATGGCGAAGCTGGCGGTGACGCCTCCCGTGGTGGGGTCGGTCATCACCGAGATGTAGGGGATGCCCTCGCTGTCCAGGCGCGCCAGGCCCGTGGAGACTTTGGCCAACTGCATCAGCGAGGCGATGCCCTCCATCATGCGCGCTCCGCCCGAGGCCGAGATGATGATGAGCGGGTTCCTGGTTTCGAGCGAGCGGTCCACGGCGCGGGCGATCGTCTCGCCGACCACCGAACCCATCGATCCGCCGATAAAGCTGTACTCCATCACGGAGAGCACAATGGGCTGTGCCTGAATGTGGCCGATGGCGTTGACGATGGCGTCGTTCAGGCCGGTCTTCTTCTGGGCATCGCGCAACCGCTTCTTATAAGGCTTCAGGTCGGTGAACTCCAGCGGATCGGTGGAGCGGAGGTCGAGGTCGACCAGTTCGTAGCCGGGTTCCAGCAGGCTTTCGATGCGCTCGCGCGCCCCGATGCGGAAGTGATGTTCACACTTGGGGCAGACGTTCAGGTTCGCCTCAAGGTCGGCCTTGAAGATGACCTGGTTGCAGCCGGGGCAGCGAACCCAGAGACCTTCGGTCCGCACCGTGCGCTCTGCGTCGTTGACGATCTCGTTGTCTTCGCGTTTGAACCAGCTCATTCCCGGTGTGCCCTTCCAAAGTGCCTCGACTATTGTAGCTGGGTAGAAGCGGGGTGGGGAGGGGTGCTGGTAATAGAGGAAGTCCTGAAGCCGTGCCCTTAACAAAACAAGTGCCTGCTTCAACCTGTGACGATCCCCAGGCAGATGATGGTGCAGGCGATGGCGAAGAGGTCTTCGGTAAGCGTGACCTGCCACATCTTGCAGCCGATGCGGTGCGTGAGCTGGTGCCGCAGTTGATAGGCGGCGAAGGCCCCCACCAGCGCGCCCAGCACGCTGAGGATGACCCCCTCAGCTCCCGAGGCATTGAGACCCGAGGCGAGAATCGCCCCCACCAGTCCACCGACAAAGAAGCGGATCATCAGCACGGCGGGGCGCGTCGGCCGTGGGCTCAGCGAGAGCTTGTCGGCCGCATACTCGAGGAGAGCGAGCAGCGTCAGCACGATGGCGACCGGCAGCGTCGCGCACCACCACGCCCATGAGTCCTGCACGGGAAGGTAGCCGAGGTACGCGAACCAGCAGAGCGCGGCCATGGGCGTCATGGTCCTCATGCCGGTGATAAACCCCAGCAGCGGAATCGCAATGAGCCAGGTCAGCACCTCAAGGGTCATCGGGGAGTCTCCCCTCCGTGGAACACCTTACACCTCCTGCGTGCAAGCGCGAAGCGGTAAGGTGGCTCCACAGAGATGGACGTGCAGGCCAGGGGGAAGTTCCACTCTCCCTGTTCCCAAAGCAGGGTGGAACAGGGCGCTTCTTTCGCGGGATAGTTGAGTTGGCCGAGCTATGCGTGTTGGCAATGTTCAGAGGGAAGTTGTCATTTTAGGCGGAGCGGCCTGCGGGAGCGCAGTCGAAGGACCTGCATTCTTTTCCTTCAGCAACAATCCACAGGAAGCAAAATGCAGGTCCTCCGACTACGGCTTCGCCTCCGCTCAGGATGACAACTCTTCTGGAAAGGGTAGGAGGCCTTACGCGACCGGCTCCGGGTGACGGAGGAAGTCGTAGAGCGGGAAGCGGTCTGCCAGCTCCGTGACCTCGCCGCGAATCCTGCGCAGGGCGGCGGGGTCGTTGCGGTTCTCCAGCGCGCGGGCGATCCAGACGGCGACCTGCTTCATCTCGCCCTCCTTCATACCGCGCGTGGTCAGCGCCGGAGTTCCGACGCGGATTCCCGAAGGCTTCATGGGCGGGTTGGTGTCATAGGGGATAGCGTTCTTGTTGACGGTGATCCCGGCCTCGCCCAGCGCGTTCTCGGCCTCGGAGCCGAACATGCCCTTCTGGAAGACGTCGACCAGCATCAGATGGTTGTCGGTTCCGCCGGAGACGATGCGGAAGCCCTCGGCGGCGAGCGCCTCGGCGAGCACCTTTGCGTTGGCGACGACCTGGTGCGCGTAGGTGGAGAAGGCAGGATCGAGCGCTTCCTTGAAGGCGACGGCCTTGGCCGCGACGATGTGCATCAGCGGGCCTCCCTGGTGGCCGGGGAAGACGGCGCGGTCGACGGCTGCGGCGAGGTCCTGTGTGCAGAGCAGGAGTCCGGCGCGGGGGCCGCGCAGCGTCTTGTGCGTGGTGGTCGAGGTGATGTGCGCGTGCGGCACCGGCGAGGGGTGCGCTCCTCCTGCGACCAGTCCGGCGAAGTGCGCCATATCAATAAAGAGGTAGGCGCCGACCTTATCGGCGATGGCCCTCATGCGGGCGAAGTCCCAGAAGCGCGGATAGGCGGAGCCTCCGCCCACGATGACCTTCGGCTTCTCGGCGATGGCCTTGGCCTCGAGTTCGTCGTAGTCGATGGTCTCGGTGTCCTTGCGCACCTGGTAGCCGACGATGCGGTAGAGCTTGCCGGAGAAGTTGAGCTTGTGGCCGTGGGTCAGGTGTCCACCGTGCGCGAGGTCGAGGCCGAGGAGGGTGTCGCCGGGATTGATGATGGCCATGTAGGCGGCGGCGTTGGCCTGCGAGCCCGAAGACGGTTGCACGTTGACGTGCTCGGCGTTGAAGAGCTTTTTGGCGCGGTCGCGGGCGAGGTTTTCCACTACATCGGCGAACTCGCAGCCGCCGTAGTACCGCTTGCCGGGGTAGCCCTCGGCGTACTTGTTCGTGAAGACGGTTCCGGCGGCCTCGAGCACGGCGCGGGAGACGAAGTTCTCAGACGCAATCATCTCAAGACCTTCGTGCTGGCGAAGGATCTCGTTTTCAACCTGGGCGTAGACCTCAGGGTCTGCGGCGGCGAGCGTGGCGTTCGGATTAATGGACATATCTATATTTTATGCCGGACGCGAAAGGCCCGGGGTAGGGCATAAGAACTATCTCGGCGCGGATTCACCCTTGACCTGAAAGCGTTGCCCCAGCGCCCGCGTCAGATCCGGGAGATCGAGGTCTCGCAGAATACCGGGAACGATCACGCTGGGAGAGACATCGTTCAACTTCAGCTCCGTGATGGCCAGGAACGAGGTGGGCGACCTATCGCATTGAATCCTTTTGACCTTAGGCTCGAGCGTGGCGGCAAATATGCCGATGTTTCCGGCTGTGCCTACGGTTTGCACTGAAATCTCACGCGGATCGACATCGGGCCGCGACGCCAGATAGTGGAGCGCGTTGAGAACGTCATAGGTCTGCATCCCGGGCATCGATTTGCCCACGAGGATGGCGCGCATGGCCATCTGATAGTCGCTGCGATAGCCGGCGGTCGTCTTCTTCGGCGGAGCGCTCTCTCCCCAGCCGCGCGGGTCGATGGCAAGAACGAGATTGCCCTCATCCACGAGCTTTTCGATGGGGCCATTCGCGCCGGCATCGGCCGCCATTCCAGCAGGGTTGAGATAGAGCACGGCACGTTTGCGGGCCGGGCCTTTGGAGGGCTGAAAGACAAGTCCAGGCACGGTAATGCCGGGTTCCGGCTGGATTTTAATCTTTTCGATGCGGATGCCATTCTGCGAAGAGGAACCTGCCTCTTCGACAGAGGGATGGAGTGGCGTACCGGGTATGGCAAGGCGGCTTCTGAGCAACGGTGCGAGCTGCTGGATGTTTCTTGACGCTGGATGTTCCCTGAGGCTCCGCGCCAGCTTTGCGTTCAACGACTGTATGGTTTCAGCGTCAAGATAACTGGTGACCACCTGCCCGGAGGCTGTGGCGCTCAACTCGGCGGGCGTGTCCAGCTTGAACTCCGCTTCTACGCCGTCGTCCGTCCGCTTCTGGAGCGATTGCATGAACCATCTATAGGTTGCGAGGCGTCTTGGTTTCGACCATCCATGTGTATCGTCTGCTTCGAACAAGGAAACCTTGTCGTCGGCCCCCAGCAGATGAAAGATGCCCTTTGCCTCAGCGAAAGTCGCATGGGCACCGGCGATGGGGAAGAAGTCGCGCGTGGCCACTTCCATCTCGACTGGCTTCGGGGCGAAGCCGATGAGGAAGTCGGGAAAATCGAGGTGATCCGCAAGAAAATGATCCATCACCTGCTCTGAATCCTGCGGGCCGGGGTTGAGCCACATGGCGTTCCACGAAGTTATGTAGCAGGAGATGACGGCGGCCGCGATGCGGGGATCGAAGTTGGCGATATAGGCGGACTGTGTGCCTCCGCCGGAGTTGCCGGCAACACCGATGCGAGACTTGTCGACGTCGTCACGGGATTCGAGGTAGTCGATCGCGCGAATGCCGTCCCAGATGAAGTAGCGGGCGATCGCGTTGCCGGTGAGCAGGGTCTGCAACCCGTCCGCCATGTGTTCGGCGGTACCGCTCGCAGACAGCAGCGATTTGTGCGTGACCGGATCGAGGTGCTGCAGCCGCTCGCCCTGACCGGCGGGATCGATGGCGATGACGAGGAACCCGCGCTTTGCCAGCGACACCCATACGGTCTGGTAGTTCGAATAGGACTTGCCTCCGGTGTCGTGCCCCGCCGTCCCTAAAACCGCGGGATACGGTTTGGGTGCATGCAGAGGGACATAGACATCGGCGGTGACGTAAAAGTGCGGGAGGCTCTGATAGACCAGCTTCTGGACCATGTAGTCGTCGTGCCGCACGACGCCGGTAATCTGGGCATGGAGCGGGGTCTTTTCAGGCCATGCGCCGCCCAGCTCGCGCAGCCACGTCTTTCGTATGTAGGTCTGTCGATCAGCGATTGCAGCTTTGTCGCGGATGGCAGCGATTTCGTCGTGCCGCTTTGCCAGGTCCTGCTGCGCAAGGGTCGTGAGGTAGGCATCGGTCATATCTGCCAACCCCGTTGTCACCTGCAATGGTGCTTGTGCGCCTGCCCCGCAGAATGCAGCGGCAGTGAAAGCGACGATCCATAGCGCCTTGTTCATGGGGGCCATTGTATTGCGGCTTATCCCTTCAGAAAGCGCTGACGCCCTCTTCGGTGACCAATTGATCGACCTTGATATTCATCGCCTCGCCGAGTTTGCGGTAGTCCTCGCGCCACTCCTCGGTCCAGTAGGTCTTGTCGCTGCGTCGCAGCAGGTCGTTCCAGATGTTCTGCGCGCCCCACAAGTTGACCTCGAACGGCACCTTGCGGAAGGTCTCCGCCATGGCCAGGGCATGCGTCAGCGCACCGTTGGCGGTGGGATCACCGGCGGCCGCGGCCTCAAGCCGCACCATCGCCCGTTTCATCCTCTGGCCCGCGATAAAGGTCAGTTGCTGGTGGTTCAGCGTAATGTGCTCCGCCGTGGCCTTCTCCACCAGCGAGAGGACGTATTCGGGGTCGAACGGCTCGGCTTCGAGGGCCTTCTTGAGCGAGGCGTTGATCGCGTAGTTGGCGGCGACTTCGAGGGCCGGCGGCGGCGAGATTCCGGTGTCGGTCAGGAAGTCGAGCAGCGAGGCGTGGTCGTCGTAGATCTTGCGCAGCGAATCCTCCATCTCATTCAGCGTCTGCGTCAGGATGGTCTGCAGGATGCGGTGCTGCTCGTCGGCAAAGAGCGAGAGCAGCGAGTAGGCTGCCGGTGCAGGGGCCGACTCCGAATCGTGCGCGCCGTTGGTCTCGCGAAAGTTCTGGTCGATCAGCCGGATGACCTCGGGGAGATTGGCGCGGCGCATCGCCAGCCCGACATTTTTGGAGAATGCCTTGAACGCCTGCGCCTGCTCAGGGTTGTCGGGGTCGTAGCGGCGCACGGCGGCGGAGATGTTCTGGTCGCCGAGGTGCAGCACGGCAAAGCAGATCTCTTCAGTGTCCTCGGTGATGCGCGAGTGGATCTGCGCTCCGCCCAGCGCCACGCGGCCTCGGCCAGAGGTGTAAACCTCATGGCTGGAGCGGTGCACGTCGTAGCAGAAGATCTCGCCGTCCTCGGGGTAGGGCCTGAAGATGGAGCTGATGGCGTAGTGGGCGCCCACCTGCTCGAGACCGATCTTCATGCTGGTGACGTAGCGGCGGTAGACCTCGGCCCCGGTGCCAACCTCGGGGATATTGCTGGCCGCACCGGCAAGGATGGAGAGGAACTGCTTCTCCAGCGCAACTCCCGGTTCGCCGAAGAGTTTGGCCGCCAGTTGCAGAACTCGTCCGGCGTAGGCAATCACCTGAACGGTTTCGATGCCCGAGATCTCATCGAAGAACCAGCCGCAGGAGGTATACATCAACTGCGTGTGGCGCTGGAGTTCCATCAGTTCCAGTGCCATCACCCGCTCCTCCTGTGTGAGCGGGTGCGACTGTTGCGCGGCGAAGAAGGCGCCGGTCTTGCCGTGCCGGTCGAGGATGACCTCGATGTAGGCGTCACGTGCGGCCCACAGGTCCTTGAAGAGCGACGCGGAGAGCTTCTCCGAGAGCGGAGCGGCGGCATCGCGGAGGAAGTCGAGCGCCTGGCGCAGCGGGGCGCGCCACTTCTGGTTCCAGCCTGCTCTTCCGCTGTTGCAGCCGCAGTTGGAGCGCCAGCGCTCCACCCCATGCGCGCAGCTCCAGGAGGTATCGTCGGCTACTTCTGCCTCCCAGTGCGGGGGAAACTTCGCCAGGAACTCGCTGTAGTTGGTGAGCTTCGCGTGCTCGTTGTCTTCAAGCCAGTGCATGGCGTAGGAGAGAGCCATCTCGCCATGCCTGTGGTGATGGCCGTAGCTTTCACCGTCGGTGGCGACGTGCGAGAGCGAGGCTTCGTCGGTGTGGTCGCAGTCCGTGGCATCGAAGGATGCCAGCAGACGCTTGCCGAAGTCTTCGCCGCTGTTCAAAAGACCTTCAAAGGCGATGGCGCGCGAGGTAGGGCCGTCGTAGAAGAAGACGACGATGCTCCTGCCCTCGTCGAGCTGAATACGATAAGGATGCCGTGTATCCACTGTCGCATTTGCAGTCGCGGTCCACTCGGCTGGGTTGCCGTCATTGGCGATGCGCCGCACGCGGGCGCACTGGTGCGGCGCGAGGATCGTGAAACGGATGCCTTCCTGGGCCATCAGGTCGAGCACTTTGTGGCTGACGGCGGTCTCGGCCAGCCACATGCCCTCGGGCCTGCGGCCGAAGCGGCGCGCGAAGTCTGCGATGCCCCAGCGGATCTGCGTGCGCGCGTCGCGCTCGTTCGCCAGCGGCATGATGATGTGGTTGTAGACCTGTGCGATGGCTGAGCCGTGTCCGCCGTGGCGCTCGGCGCTGGCGCGGTCGGCGTCGAGGATCATGCGATAGCAGCGCGGCGCGAAGTCGCAAAGCCAGCTCAGCAGTGTAGGGCCGAAGTTGAAGCTCATCCGCGAGTAGTTGTTCATGATGCGGATGATCTTGTTCTCGCGGTCGGTGATGCGCGAGGCGCCGTTGGGCGCGTAGCACTCGGCGGTGATGCGGTCGTTCCAGTCGTGATAGGGCGCGGCGGAGTCCTGCAGCTCGACCGTCTCGAGCCACGGGTTCTCACGCGGCGGCTGATAAAAGTGGCCGTGAATGCAGACGTAGCGCTCAGGCTCGGCGGTGGGGGGAGTGGAGGAGACGGGCTTGGTGGCTTGTTTTGACTTGGCCATGTTCTCCCTTAGAGGGTATCGCGGACGGAGAGGTTGGTGGAGTCACCGGTTCGGGGGGAGATCAGGGAAAACCGGCGAGATCGTACTTCCTGAAGCTACTTCCCCCATTGTGGCGATTCGTAAAAACGTCGTCATTCTGAGGCGTAGCCGAAGAATCCCTGTAGTTTGCTCGCGCCTGCTCCGATCTTTGTGTTCGAGATTCACTACGCCCATATGAAATCTCTATAAAGTTGTGCGACATCCCCCAAAAATACGGGGATTCTTCGACTACGCCTCAGAATGACGGGTTAAGGTTTTCACTTCGTGTCGGGGAGAGCCATCGCCTTGCCGTTCGCCAGGTCGCAGGCGCGCCACATATACCAGCTTGCGATGGAGCGCCACGGCTCCCACTTCTTGCTGCGCCTGTGCATGGTCTCGGCGTTCGGCAGGTCGGAGGGCTCGACTTTCTTCGTGGGCTTGAGCCCCTGGAAGGTGAGCGCGAAGCCTTTGCGCACGCCGTAGTCGGAGACAGGGAAGACGTCGGGGCGGCCGAGACGGAAGATCAGCAGCATCTCGACGGTCCAGCGGCCGATGCCGCGTACCTGCGTCAGGTGGTCGATGATCTCGTCGTCGGACATCTTGCGGATCACTGCGAGCGTGGGAACGGTGCCGTCGATGGTCTTGGCGGCGAGGTCGCGCAGCGCGAGCATCTTGTTGTGCGACAGGCCTGCTGCGCGAAGCTGCTCGTTGGGGCAGTCGAGTAGATGCTGCGCCGAGGGATGCACGCCGATGCCCGAGACATCGTGAAAGCTCTCCAACATGCGCCTGTGGATCGTGGCCGCGGCTTTGCCGTGGAGCTGCTGATAGATGATCGACTCGACCAGCGCCTCAAAGGGCGAGAGGCCGCTCGACACGCGCAGCGCAAACGGCCCGGCGCGCTCGATCAGCTTGCCGAGTTTTGGGTCGGCTGCGGAGAGCTGTGCGATAGCGGCGGCAGAGTCGTAGCGCGGGGCGCGAGTAGTGGCACTGGGACGAGGCATAAGTTTGACGGTATCGCATTCCTAAGATGCAGGGGAGGCAGTTGAGGCTTAGAATTTTTGCCGCTATGAAGCCACAAGTGTTTTTGCTTGGTATGTCCCTGGTTTCGATTGGCCCTGTCTGTGTTCAAGCGGGTTGAAGGAAAGGTCTGGGAGACATGGTCCATTTTGGGAGAGTCGCTTAACGCTGAGACCGCGAGCTTCGATGAGAGCCATCAGATGCGAAGCGACAACAAGCTGACGAGTATCCAGACGACAGAACCTGACCCGCTTCTCTTCGAGATACCCTGGGCTACACCTTAAGGCCGCCACCACCGCAACGATGAAAGGCGGAAAGCACAAAATGCCGGGCTCAGTCTGTGACGGAAGTCATAGGTGAGGGTTCGATTTGTCGTTTAGGTTCTTGTGATGTTGTAAGCGGCGGTAAGAATGGCAGGCAGGAATACGGACTGTTTTGGTGTGGATTTACAAGGGCGATACCTTTCGGGCAGGGTAGATGTTGTGGTGCGTTTAGCCCGAAGCGCATCGATGCACGAGATGTTGTGCAGGCGGTTTTTTCGGGTGTCTCCCAGTGCTTCGATAATCGGATGTTGCAGGTGAAAAATCAGTTGCGAGTATCGCCCAGTGCTTAAATAATGCCTTTTTGCACTGCTATACTCGGAGTTCCAGAGGAAACATTTTCAGGCAGACGAGTGAAACCGGACGCCTGAGCGCCGGTCGTGTTCATTTGTGGCCGGTGATGGACAGGCAGGACCACCACAAACCTTGAACCCTTCTCGCCCTGATCAGTCAGACGCCAGGCGAACCAGAGAGGAAGCAGGAAAGCACTCATGGCGCAAGTTTTTGACCGCAGTTCGAACGCTCTGGCTCGCGCGAGTCTGGTTATTACCGGCTTGATTGTTGTCGCGCTGGGCGTTGCCTTGAATTCACTGCAGCGATCCCCGTGGGTCACCAGGCAGGGTCAACGGCCCGACCAGCCGATCCCCTTCAGCCACAAGCACCACGTCGAAGGCCTGGGCCTGCAATGCCAGTACTGTCACGTTCAGGTGGAGAAGGCTGCTTATGCGGGGATTCCTCCGACCAAGACCTGCATCAACTGCCACGCGCAGATCTGGACCAACGCCGAGTATCTCGAGCCGGTCCGCCAGAGCTGGGCGACGGGCGCGTCGATCCAGTGGATCCGCGTTCATGACCTTCCGGACTTCGTCTACTTCAACCATGAAATTCACGTGAACAAGGGCATCGGCTGCGCAAGCTGCCATGGCCGCGTGGACGAGATGCCGCTGATGTACCAGCAGAACACGCTGCAGATGGAGTGGTGCCTGAACTGCCACCGCAATCCTGCCGTGAACCTGCGCCCGACGGCGGAGATCTACAACATGGCCTGGGAAGGCCCCTCGACCTCGAAGCCGGTTGTCTGCGGCAGCACGAACAAGGGAGCGGAGGGAGTTCCCACGGCGCAGAACGTGAGCTGCGAGGTGACGACGGAAGAGGCTGCGGTCCCCTCCGGATACACGAAGTTCACCAGCCAGATGGAGCTGGGCAAGTACCTCACGGCGCAGTACCACATTCGTACCCCGGATGAACTCTCGAGCTGCGAGACGTGCCACCGATGAAGACGGCTCGGACCACAACGATTGGGATAGGAACAGAAGAGACGATGGCTGACACAAAGTCACTAACGGAAGAGAAGGCCCGGGTCGTAACGCAGATAGCCCCTGCGAAGATGACGCTGGCCGAGGTTCGGGCAAAGCTCGACGGGAAGACTGGCAAGCGTTTCTGGAAGAACCTCGACGAGCTTTCCGACAGCCCGGCGTTCCAGCAGCTGATGCAGGAGGAGTTCCCTCGTCAGGCTGGAGCAGGCGAGTGGGTCGACGCGGTTTCGCGGCGCGGCTTTATGAAGGTCATGGGGGCATCGTTTGCGCTGGCTGGACTGGCCGGTTGCACCAAGCAGCCCGATGAGCCGATCTTCCCCTACGTGAAGCAACCCGAGGACCTCGTCCTGGGCAAGCCGATGTACTTCGCGACGGCGCATCCGTTCCCGACGGGCGCGATCCCGGTGCTGATCAAGTCGGACTCGTTCCGCCCTATTAAAGTAGACGGCAACCCTGAGCATCCGATGTCGAAGGGCAAGTCGGACGCCATGACCCAGGGAACACTGCTGGACATGTACGATCCCGACCGCTCGCAGCATGTGCGTCTGCGCGGTCAGATCGCCGGCTACGGAGACTTTCAGAAGGCGTTTATCGACGCAGCGAAGAAGACCTCCGGTGGACAGGGCTTCTACTTCCTGAGCGAGACGATCACCTCGCCGACCCTTGCAGCGCAGTGGAAGTCGGTACAGGCGGCGTATCCCTCCGCAAAATTAGTGCAGTGGGAGCCGGTGAACCAGGACTCCTCGCGCGCGGCCTCGAAGGCCGCCTTCGGCAGCTATGCCGATGCGCAGTACAAGCTGGAAGACGCCGACGCCATCCTCTCGCTCGACGCCGACTTTCTCGGTGGCATCGCGCACCCCGGCTTCCTTCCGCTGGCGGCTGCCTATGCCGAGCGCCATCGCTGGGAAGAGGGCAAGAAGACGAACCGTCTGTACGTCGTCGAGTCGATGCCCACGGTGACCGGCTTCAAGGCGGAGCATCGCCTGGGCCTCAAGCCCAGCCAGGTTGCGGCCTTTGCCGATGCGCTGGTCTTCGGCACTGCGCCTGCGGGACTGAACGCCGAGCAGGCGAAGTTCTTCAACGTCCTGCTGGCCGACCTGAAGAAGTCGAGCGGCAAGGCGGTCGTTATCCCCGGCGAACAGGCCCCGGCCTCGGTTCACGCTGCCGCGTATGCGATCAATACGCTGATCGGCGCTGTGGGCAAGACGGTGGTCTACACCGAGACGGTGAATCCGCTTCCGAGTGAACAGGTCGCCGACTTCAAGGCGCTGGTCGCCGACATGAACGCAGGCAAGGTGCAGTGGCTGGTGATGCTTGGTGTCAACCCCATCTACTCCGCCCCTGCCGACCTGGACTTCGCGGATGCGTTCGGCAAGGTGCCGAACACGGTCCATCTGGGGACGCATCTCGATGAGACGGGCTCGATCTCGACCTGGCACATTAACAAAGCGCACTACCTCGAGAGCTGGTCGGATGCGCGCGCGTATGATGGCACGATTTCGATCATCCAGCCGATGATCGACCCGATGTACGGCGGCAAGAGTGCGCACGACATCTTCCAGACATTGCTCGCCGATCCGCAGGCTTCCGCCTACGACGCGGTTATCGCCAACGCAAAGACGTACATCAAGGGCGACTTCGCCACGGGCTGGCGCAAGGCGCTGCACGACGGCTGGGTCGCGGATACCGCATTCACTCCCAAGGCTGGTGTACCGGCACGGGTGACGAGCTTTGCGGCGCCGAAGGGATCGTCGTCGGGCTACGAGCTTGCGTTCCGCCCCGATCCTTCGCTCTATGACGGCCGCTATGGCAA from Acidobacteriota bacterium includes:
- a CDS encoding TAT-variant-translocated molybdopterin oxidoreductase; the encoded protein is MKTARTTTIGIGTEETMADTKSLTEEKARVVTQIAPAKMTLAEVRAKLDGKTGKRFWKNLDELSDSPAFQQLMQEEFPRQAGAGEWVDAVSRRGFMKVMGASFALAGLAGCTKQPDEPIFPYVKQPEDLVLGKPMYFATAHPFPTGAIPVLIKSDSFRPIKVDGNPEHPMSKGKSDAMTQGTLLDMYDPDRSQHVRLRGQIAGYGDFQKAFIDAAKKTSGGQGFYFLSETITSPTLAAQWKSVQAAYPSAKLVQWEPVNQDSSRAASKAAFGSYADAQYKLEDADAILSLDADFLGGIAHPGFLPLAAAYAERHRWEEGKKTNRLYVVESMPTVTGFKAEHRLGLKPSQVAAFADALVFGTAPAGLNAEQAKFFNVLLADLKKSSGKAVVIPGEQAPASVHAAAYAINTLIGAVGKTVVYTETVNPLPSEQVADFKALVADMNAGKVQWLVMLGVNPIYSAPADLDFADAFGKVPNTVHLGTHLDETGSISTWHINKAHYLESWSDARAYDGTISIIQPMIDPMYGGKSAHDIFQTLLADPQASAYDAVIANAKTYIKGDFATGWRKALHDGWVADTAFTPKAGVPARVTSFAAPKGSSSGYELAFRPDPSLYDGRYGNVGWMQELPKQVTNLSWDNAALISMATMDALKVEETELIELELNGRKVTAPVLMTPGHPDGVITVHLGLGRSAEAGRVGAGVGFNAYKLRTSDAPLTGVGATAKKIDGSFYDLCVTKVHNVEHRGSFAQHDLERPKYDTEGTFSLAGHEAMERSIIRYATVEEAEKNPKFAEEGASGTVVNKVGYGPQGENPAHGDPGWKSQKEVDLSMFPGEWNYKKTDPSTLKIQNAWGMAIDLNSCIGCNACIVSCYAENNIPVVGREQVKVGRNMQWLRIDTYFEGDLHAPKAHFQPMACQHCENAGCEQVCPVGATVHTPEGLNVMVYNRCVGTRYCSNNCPYKVRRFNFLLYSDYETESLKFMRNPDVSVRSRGVMEKCTYCVQRIEAVKIKADKENREIRDGEIVTACQQACPTDAIVFGNINDKASKVAKAKAEERDYQVLGDLNYRPRTTYTAGVINPNPELA